In one window of Thalassococcus arenae DNA:
- a CDS encoding glycosyltransferase family 2 protein, whose protein sequence is MRILVHIGLDGAASDRMQRILDAKREQLLGKGVLYARSPGARNHTRLFMAVTDADNVDSLRFNRGYITAEKQQVLREDVARSLAAEVERAKPDLLILSAHQLGVSLRSRSELERLRALLLPLSDDIGIAAHLDDPARLLLRRYPAQLMEGRNRSLDLELGLLDAPDFWQAALDTAPPCDPQAGQFAEVQGACFWLDFKRLQDEWEAVFGPGSVAFHSLDLERLTSDAATETVQDSFGLPDQIGKAEPEEPPVPPAAAWLTRCRLYNDTLLRLLAQKEVILPRQLWRKFLVEVKVHGAPIAPGSLSRLSRRFEADIKALVKAHPGLRAAEMKRDRKLPDWQEADPTRGFRATQYLMASRWRIKQATKEAMATKADDLAALNGETDAPPAADDPGLSPGARAVMPPLAKQNFAKLQRSVFAPHNRLGRVNEEELAAAYTPAPPRVLPDGATGNVIVGCMKNEAPYILEWVAYHRAIGVDDFLIYTNGCEDGTVEILDRLQAMGLLQHRDNDNWSGNSPQQHALDAALSEPVILNADWILHIDVDEFVNVRCGNGTLDDFLSRVPDATNVAMTWRLFGHNGVTRFEDKLVIEQFDTCAPKYCPKPHTVWGFKSMFRNIGAYGKISCHRPNKLTEGYENKVKWVNGSGQDMTAEAIKNGWRNSKKSIGYDLIQLNHYALRSAESFLIKRQRGRALHVDRSIGLNYWIRMDWSVHRDITIKRNIPRVRAELDRLLADDTLRHWHDKGLAWHRAKADELHANPEFEELFRQATTLDLTETERVAYALALDMES, encoded by the coding sequence ATGCGGATCCTGGTGCATATCGGGCTGGACGGTGCCGCCTCGGATCGGATGCAACGCATCCTGGACGCCAAGCGCGAGCAGCTTCTGGGCAAGGGCGTGCTCTATGCCCGCTCGCCCGGCGCCCGGAACCATACCCGGCTGTTCATGGCGGTGACCGACGCCGACAACGTCGACAGCCTGCGTTTCAACCGCGGCTACATCACCGCCGAGAAACAACAGGTCCTGCGCGAGGACGTGGCCCGCAGCCTGGCCGCCGAAGTGGAGCGCGCCAAACCCGACCTGCTGATCCTGTCGGCGCACCAGCTGGGTGTATCGCTGCGCAGCCGGTCCGAGCTGGAGCGTCTGCGCGCACTTCTTTTACCGCTGTCCGACGACATCGGCATCGCCGCCCACCTGGACGACCCCGCCCGCCTGCTGCTGCGCCGCTATCCCGCGCAACTGATGGAGGGGCGCAACCGGTCGCTGGACCTTGAACTGGGCCTGTTGGATGCGCCGGATTTCTGGCAGGCCGCCCTGGACACCGCACCGCCCTGTGATCCGCAGGCAGGTCAGTTCGCCGAGGTGCAGGGCGCCTGTTTCTGGCTGGATTTCAAACGGTTGCAAGATGAATGGGAAGCGGTATTCGGACCGGGATCGGTGGCGTTCCACAGCCTGGACCTGGAGCGCCTGACCAGCGACGCGGCGACCGAGACCGTTCAGGACAGCTTTGGTCTGCCCGACCAGATCGGCAAGGCCGAGCCCGAGGAACCGCCCGTGCCGCCCGCCGCCGCCTGGCTGACGCGCTGCCGGCTTTACAACGACACGCTGTTACGGCTTCTGGCCCAGAAAGAGGTGATCCTGCCCCGTCAGCTGTGGCGCAAGTTCCTGGTCGAGGTCAAAGTGCATGGCGCACCGATCGCACCAGGCAGCCTGTCGAGACTGTCGCGGCGTTTCGAGGCGGATATCAAGGCGCTGGTCAAGGCACATCCGGGTCTGCGTGCGGCTGAAATGAAACGAGACCGCAAGCTGCCCGACTGGCAAGAGGCCGATCCGACCAGGGGGTTCCGCGCGACGCAGTATCTGATGGCCAGCCGCTGGCGCATCAAGCAAGCCACCAAGGAGGCCATGGCCACCAAGGCGGACGACCTTGCCGCGTTGAACGGCGAGACGGACGCGCCGCCCGCAGCCGACGATCCCGGATTGTCGCCCGGTGCAAGGGCGGTGATGCCGCCATTGGCGAAACAGAACTTCGCCAAGCTGCAGCGGTCGGTCTTTGCGCCGCACAACCGCTTGGGCCGGGTGAACGAAGAAGAGCTGGCCGCCGCCTATACCCCCGCGCCGCCGCGTGTCCTGCCGGACGGCGCGACCGGCAACGTCATCGTCGGATGCATGAAGAACGAGGCCCCCTATATCCTGGAATGGGTGGCCTATCACCGCGCCATCGGCGTCGACGATTTCCTGATCTACACCAATGGTTGCGAAGACGGCACGGTCGAGATCCTCGACCGCCTGCAGGCGATGGGCCTGTTGCAACATCGCGACAACGACAACTGGTCGGGCAATTCCCCGCAGCAGCACGCACTGGATGCGGCGTTGAGCGAACCGGTGATCCTGAACGCCGACTGGATCCTGCATATCGACGTGGACGAATTCGTGAACGTGCGCTGCGGCAACGGCACGCTGGACGATTTCCTGTCCCGCGTGCCCGACGCCACCAACGTCGCCATGACCTGGCGGCTGTTCGGGCATAACGGCGTGACACGGTTCGAAGACAAGCTGGTCATCGAACAATTCGACACCTGCGCGCCGAAATACTGCCCCAAGCCGCACACGGTCTGGGGGTTCAAGTCGATGTTCCGCAATATCGGCGCCTATGGAAAAATCAGCTGCCACCGTCCGAACAAACTTACGGAAGGGTATGAGAACAAGGTGAAATGGGTCAACGGTTCGGGCCAGGACATGACCGCCGAAGCCATCAAGAACGGCTGGCGGAATTCCAAGAAATCCATCGGCTACGACCTGATCCAACTGAACCATTACGCGCTGCGGTCGGCCGAAAGCTTTCTGATCAAGCGCCAGCGCGGCCGCGCACTGCATGTCGACCGCTCGATCGGGTTGAACTACTGGATCCGCATGGACTGGTCGGTGCATCGCGACATCACCATCAAACGCAACATCCCGCGCGTCCGCGCGGAACTGGATCGGCTTCTGGCCGATGACACGCTCCGGCACTGGCACGACAAGGGGCTGGCCTGGCACCGCGCGAAAGCGGACGAGCTGCACGCCAATCCCGAGTTCGAGGAGCTTTTCCGGCAGGCCACCACGCTGGACCTGACCGAAACGGAGCGGGTTGCCTATGCGCTCGCCCTCGACATGGAGAGCTGA
- a CDS encoding sulfotransferase family protein, with amino-acid sequence MRVKLVNLGLPKSGTTTLATALRKGGWSVADHKVRRSDSTEQGVAGTFIGRQLYRGYFETGNPFEYLPFYDALTEISALRGPFSFWPQCDFAMIKAMRAADPGLRFVASWRPAVDISDSMRRWNNLGQDRLPDGSIPGLPHGFGARDRDRVRWIDGHYAMLDDIFGDDTRYLRLDMGAGDARQRLSEHAGIDLPWWGRVNVNDAEPDSGAA; translated from the coding sequence ATGAGGGTGAAGCTGGTCAATCTGGGCTTGCCGAAATCCGGCACCACGACGCTGGCGACGGCCCTGCGCAAAGGCGGCTGGAGCGTGGCGGACCACAAGGTAAGGCGCAGCGACAGCACCGAACAGGGGGTGGCCGGCACCTTTATCGGTCGGCAGCTTTACCGCGGCTATTTCGAAACCGGCAACCCGTTTGAATACCTGCCCTTCTACGACGCCCTGACCGAGATCAGCGCGCTGCGCGGGCCGTTTTCGTTCTGGCCGCAATGCGATTTCGCGATGATCAAGGCGATGCGCGCCGCCGATCCCGGTCTGCGCTTCGTCGCCAGCTGGCGCCCGGCGGTGGATATCTCGGACAGCATGCGGCGCTGGAACAACCTGGGCCAGGACCGGCTGCCCGACGGATCGATCCCCGGCCTGCCGCACGGCTTTGGTGCACGCGATCGCGACCGGGTGCGCTGGATCGACGGGCACTATGCGATGCTCGACGACATATTCGGCGACGACACGCGATACCTGCGGCTGGACATGGGCGCAGGGGACGCACGCCAGCGCCTGTCCGAGCACGCCGGCATCGACCTGCCCTGGTGGGGCCGCGTCAATGTCAACGATGCCGAACCGGATTCCGGGGCGGCTTGA
- a CDS encoding glycosyltransferase family 2 protein, with protein sequence MRITAVTCVKNEGPFLLEWVAFNRLLGVTDFLFYSNDCDDGTDRLLDALAPFGVVHLPNPAEGRNYQMEALKDAAHQGVVKDADWVWIADVDEFLNIHVGDHTIPALIAACGDPQAISVTFQFFANDGVERFEDRPVIAQFTRSHNPDLWCAESAIEVKTLIRKDFPLQYYGAHRPFFRSRLDKKNHPSWTDGSGRRVPHKFLVAANPRRIRKFPATGARDFATLNHYALRSLDSYLVKNDRGDVNRENRAFDDTYWRERNDPAWKDISIHRYLPRLEQALAKMKADPVIGALHDEAVRLHRAKRDALLAQPAYAEMQAHLKSLPPYPPGELELMRELGLVA encoded by the coding sequence ATGCGCATAACCGCGGTGACATGCGTGAAGAACGAAGGGCCCTTCCTGCTGGAATGGGTGGCCTTCAACCGTTTGCTGGGCGTGACCGATTTCCTGTTCTATTCCAACGATTGCGACGACGGCACCGACAGGCTGCTGGATGCGCTGGCGCCCTTCGGCGTCGTGCACCTGCCCAATCCGGCCGAGGGGCGGAACTATCAGATGGAGGCGCTGAAGGACGCCGCCCATCAGGGCGTGGTCAAGGATGCCGACTGGGTCTGGATCGCCGATGTCGACGAATTCCTGAACATCCATGTCGGCGACCATACGATCCCTGCGTTGATCGCGGCCTGCGGCGACCCGCAGGCGATTTCGGTCACCTTCCAGTTCTTTGCAAATGACGGGGTCGAGCGCTTCGAGGACCGGCCGGTGATCGCGCAATTCACCCGCTCGCACAATCCCGACCTTTGGTGCGCCGAAAGCGCGATCGAGGTCAAGACGCTGATACGCAAGGATTTTCCACTGCAGTATTACGGGGCTCACCGCCCGTTCTTTCGCAGCAGGCTGGACAAGAAAAATCACCCCTCCTGGACCGACGGATCGGGGCGCCGCGTGCCGCACAAGTTCCTGGTGGCCGCCAATCCCCGCCGCATCCGCAAGTTCCCCGCCACCGGGGCGCGGGACTTCGCCACGCTCAATCACTACGCGCTGCGCTCGCTCGACAGCTATCTGGTCAAGAATGACCGCGGCGACGTGAACCGCGAAAACCGCGCCTTCGACGATACCTATTGGCGCGAACGCAACGATCCGGCCTGGAAAGACATCTCGATCCACCGCTATTTGCCGCGTCTCGAACAGGCGCTGGCAAAGATGAAGGCGGACCCGGTCATCGGCGCGCTGCACGACGAGGCCGTGCGCCTGCACCGCGCCAAGCGCGACGCGCTTTTGGCCCAACCCGCCTATGCCGAGATGCAGGCGCATCTGAAATCGCTGCCCCCCTATCCGCCGGGCGAGCTTGAGCTCATGCGGGAACTGGGGCTGGTGGCATGA
- a CDS encoding AAA family ATPase, producing the protein MTKPDTIDAVQRMLAETGYVCGRALATVVFLSLRLGRPLFLEGEAGVGKTEIAKALSAALNRRLIRLQCYEGLDASSAVYEWNFPAQMIAIRTAEAAGNADRELLQRELFGPDFLVERPLLQAMRPDENGAPVLLIDELDRTDEPFEAFLLEALSDFQVTIPELGTITAPEPPIVILTSNRTREVHDALKRRCLYHWVDYPTFDREVEILHSRAPEAAETLSRQIVAFVQRLRTEDLFKKPGVAETIDWAKCLLALDVVNLSPEVISDTLGAILKYQDDIQKLQGSEAKRLLDEAKATLEPA; encoded by the coding sequence ATGACCAAACCCGATACGATCGACGCGGTGCAGCGGATGCTGGCCGAAACCGGCTATGTCTGCGGACGCGCGCTGGCCACGGTTGTCTTTTTGTCGCTGCGCCTGGGTCGGCCGCTGTTCCTCGAAGGCGAGGCCGGCGTGGGCAAGACCGAGATCGCCAAGGCGCTGTCCGCGGCGCTCAACCGCCGTCTGATCCGGCTGCAATGCTACGAGGGGCTGGACGCGTCCAGCGCGGTCTACGAATGGAACTTTCCCGCCCAGATGATCGCCATTCGCACGGCCGAGGCCGCCGGCAACGCCGATCGCGAGCTCTTGCAGCGCGAACTCTTCGGACCCGATTTCCTGGTCGAACGGCCGCTTCTGCAGGCCATGCGCCCGGACGAGAACGGCGCACCGGTGCTGCTGATCGACGAGCTCGACCGCACCGACGAACCGTTCGAGGCCTTCCTGCTCGAGGCCCTGTCGGATTTCCAGGTGACGATCCCCGAACTTGGCACCATCACCGCGCCCGAACCGCCCATCGTCATCCTGACCTCGAACCGCACGCGCGAAGTGCATGACGCGCTGAAACGCCGCTGCCTCTATCACTGGGTCGACTACCCGACCTTCGACCGCGAGGTGGAAATCCTGCATTCCCGCGCGCCCGAGGCGGCCGAGACCCTCAGCCGCCAGATCGTGGCCTTCGTGCAGCGTCTGCGCACCGAGGATCTGTTCAAGAAACCCGGCGTCGCCGAAACGATCGACTGGGCGAAATGCCTGCTGGCGCTCGACGTGGTGAACCTGTCGCCCGAGGTGATTTCGGACACGCTGGGCGCGATCCTGAAATACCAGGACGACATCCAGAAACTGCAAGGCTCCGAGGCCAAGCGCCTGCTGGACGAGGCCAAGGCCACGCTCGAGCCGGCTTGA
- a CDS encoding vWA domain-containing protein, protein MPEYAPIDIPDNPRLAQNIIHFARALRRAGLPVGPGRTIDAIRAVETAGFTDRTDFYWTLHACFVNRPEHRAVFGQIFRLYWRDPRYLEHMMSMMLPAVRGVQEERSAQAAEKRAAQALLGDQMPDLPEAPDHEEDGTQIEVDASLTMSAEERLRSLDFEQMSAAEMAEAKRMLARLSLPVKPIASRRGMATHHGPRIDYRRTLRAAMRTGGEIRSVAEMRPRPRWPNLVVLCDISGSMSQYSRMVLHFLHAVSNHKGAGWAKVHAFTFGTRLTNITRHLATRDVDAALKAAGAEAQDWEGGTRIGDCLHAFNRDWSRRVMGQGAVVLVITDGLDRGDAGALAHEMERLHLSARRLIWLNPLLRWEGFAPRATGIRAMLTHVDSFRAGHSIASLEDLAAAISKPDDMGEKARLLALL, encoded by the coding sequence ATGCCCGAATACGCTCCGATCGATATTCCCGACAACCCGCGGCTGGCTCAGAACATCATCCATTTCGCCCGCGCCCTGCGCCGGGCCGGTTTGCCGGTGGGGCCGGGCCGCACCATCGACGCGATCCGCGCGGTCGAGACGGCGGGGTTCACCGACCGGACGGATTTCTACTGGACGCTGCATGCCTGTTTCGTCAACCGGCCCGAACATCGCGCGGTGTTCGGCCAGATCTTCCGGCTGTATTGGCGCGACCCGCGCTATCTCGAACACATGATGTCGATGATGCTGCCGGCGGTGCGCGGCGTCCAGGAGGAACGCAGCGCGCAAGCCGCGGAGAAGCGCGCCGCGCAGGCGCTGTTGGGCGACCAGATGCCCGACCTGCCGGAAGCGCCGGATCACGAAGAAGACGGCACCCAGATCGAAGTCGACGCCTCGCTGACGATGTCGGCCGAAGAACGCTTGCGCAGCCTCGATTTCGAGCAGATGTCGGCGGCGGAGATGGCCGAGGCCAAGCGGATGCTGGCACGCCTGAGCTTGCCGGTGAAGCCGATCGCGTCACGCCGCGGCATGGCCACCCATCACGGCCCGCGGATCGACTACCGCCGCACCCTGCGCGCGGCGATGCGCACGGGCGGCGAGATCCGGTCGGTGGCCGAGATGAGACCCCGCCCGCGCTGGCCGAACCTGGTGGTGCTGTGCGACATCTCAGGCTCGATGAGCCAATACAGCCGGATGGTGCTGCATTTCCTGCACGCGGTGTCGAACCACAAGGGTGCCGGCTGGGCCAAGGTGCATGCCTTCACCTTCGGCACGCGCCTGACCAACATCACCCGGCACCTGGCGACGCGCGACGTGGATGCGGCGCTGAAGGCCGCGGGGGCCGAGGCCCAGGATTGGGAGGGCGGCACGCGGATCGGCGACTGCCTGCATGCGTTCAACCGCGACTGGTCGCGTCGGGTCATGGGGCAGGGGGCGGTGGTGCTGGTCATCACCGACGGTCTGGACCGCGGCGATGCGGGTGCCCTGGCGCACGAAATGGAGCGGCTGCACCTGTCCGCGCGCCGGCTGATCTGGCTGAACCCGCTGCTGCGATGGGAAGGCTTTGCGCCCCGGGCCACCGGCATCCGCGCCATGCTGACCCATGTCGACAGCTTCCGTGCCGGGCATTCGATCGCGTCGCTGGAAGATCTGGCCGCAGCGATCTCCAAACCCGACGACATGGGCGAGAAGGCCCGGCTGCTGGCTTTGCTCTGA
- a CDS encoding peptide chain release factor 3: protein MLDKAANRPALPPEIARRRTFAIISHPDAGKTTLTEKFLLYGGAIQMAGQVRAKGEARRTRSDFMKMEQDRGISVSASAMSFDFGKFRFNLVDTPGHSDFSEDTYRTLTAVDAAVMVIDGAKGVESQTQKLFEVCRLRDLPILTFCNKMDREARDTFEIIDEIQENLAIDVTPASWPIGIGRDFLGCYDMLNDRLELMDRADRNVVAQSVRIQGLDDPKLADHVPAHLLEKLREEVEMARELLPALDPQSVLEGHMTPIWFGSAINSFGVQELMNGIATYGPEPQPQSAAPRQIAPEEDKVAGFVFKVQANMDPKHRDRVAFVRLASGHFERGMKLTHVRSKKPMAITNPVLFLAADRELAEEAWAGDIIGIPNHGQLRIGDTLTEGEALKVTGIPSFAPELLQGVRAGDPMKAKHLEKALMQFAEEGAAKVFKPMIGSGFIVGVVGALQFEVLGSRIELEYGLPVRFEASQFTSARWVHGPREAVEKFAQANKQHISTDHDGDVVYLTRLQWDIDRVARDYPDITLHATKEMSA, encoded by the coding sequence ATGTTGGACAAAGCCGCAAACCGCCCTGCCCTGCCGCCGGAAATCGCCCGGCGCCGGACCTTTGCGATCATCTCGCATCCCGACGCGGGCAAGACCACGCTGACCGAGAAATTCCTGCTGTATGGCGGCGCGATCCAGATGGCCGGGCAGGTGCGCGCCAAGGGCGAGGCCCGGCGCACCCGATCGGACTTCATGAAGATGGAACAGGATCGCGGCATCTCGGTTTCGGCCAGCGCGATGTCCTTCGATTTCGGCAAGTTCCGCTTCAACCTGGTCGACACGCCGGGCCACAGCGATTTCTCCGAAGACACCTATCGCACGCTCACGGCAGTGGACGCGGCGGTCATGGTGATCGATGGCGCCAAGGGCGTGGAAAGCCAGACCCAGAAGCTGTTCGAGGTCTGTCGCCTGCGCGACCTGCCGATCCTGACCTTCTGCAACAAGATGGACCGCGAGGCGCGCGACACCTTCGAGATCATCGACGAGATCCAGGAAAACCTGGCCATCGACGTCACGCCCGCCAGTTGGCCGATCGGCATTGGGCGCGATTTCCTGGGCTGCTACGACATGCTGAACGACCGGCTTGAACTGATGGACCGCGCCGACCGCAACGTCGTGGCGCAATCGGTGCGCATCCAGGGCCTAGACGACCCCAAGCTGGCCGATCACGTGCCCGCCCATCTGCTGGAGAAACTGCGCGAAGAGGTCGAGATGGCGCGCGAATTGCTGCCCGCGCTCGACCCCCAATCGGTGCTCGAAGGGCACATGACCCCGATCTGGTTCGGTTCGGCGATCAATTCCTTCGGCGTGCAGGAACTGATGAACGGCATCGCCACCTACGGCCCCGAACCGCAGCCGCAATCCGCCGCGCCGCGGCAGATCGCACCCGAGGAAGACAAGGTCGCGGGCTTCGTCTTCAAGGTGCAGGCCAACATGGACCCCAAGCACCGCGACCGCGTGGCCTTTGTCCGGCTCGCCTCGGGGCATTTCGAACGCGGCATGAAACTGACCCATGTGCGGTCGAAAAAGCCGATGGCGATCACCAATCCGGTGCTGTTCCTGGCCGCCGACCGCGAGCTGGCCGAAGAAGCCTGGGCCGGCGACATCATCGGCATCCCGAACCATGGCCAACTTCGTATCGGCGACACCCTGACCGAGGGCGAGGCGCTCAAGGTCACAGGCATCCCGAGCTTTGCGCCGGAGCTGCTGCAGGGCGTGCGGGCGGGCGACCCGATGAAGGCCAAGCATCTGGAAAAGGCGCTGATGCAGTTCGCCGAGGAAGGCGCCGCCAAGGTCTTCAAGCCGATGATCGGCTCGGGCTTCATCGTCGGCGTCGTGGGTGCGCTGCAATTCGAGGTGCTGGGCAGCCGGATCGAACTGGAATACGGCCTGCCGGTGCGCTTCGAGGCCAGCCAGTTCACCTCGGCCCGCTGGGTGCACGGACCGCGCGAGGCGGTCGAGAAATTCGCCCAGGCCAACAAGCAGCATATCAGCACCGACCACGACGGCGACGTGGTCTACCTGACCCGCCTGCAATGGGATATCGATCGCGTGGCCCGCGACTACCCCGACATTACCCTCCACGCGACCAAGGAGATGTCGGCCTAG
- a CDS encoding nuclear transport factor 2 family protein gives MELKEIADELVAGCRENRTTENLGKLYDAKAVSVEGMDYDGSGREVSGLEAIRGKHAWWDSSFEVHDAKVEGPFLHGEDRFGVVFEIDATNKENGERMQMRELGIYQVKGGKIVREEFFY, from the coding sequence ATGGAACTCAAAGAGATCGCAGACGAACTGGTTGCCGGATGCCGCGAGAACCGCACGACGGAGAACCTGGGAAAGCTTTACGACGCCAAGGCCGTATCGGTCGAGGGAATGGATTACGATGGTTCGGGCCGCGAGGTGTCCGGGCTGGAGGCGATCCGCGGAAAACATGCCTGGTGGGACAGCTCGTTCGAGGTGCACGATGCCAAGGTCGAAGGTCCGTTCCTGCATGGTGAGGACCGGTTCGGCGTGGTCTTCGAGATCGACGCCACCAACAAGGAAAACGGCGAAAGGATGCAGATGCGCGAGCTTGGCATCTACCAAGTCAAGGGCGGCAAGATCGTGCGAGAGGAGTTCTTTTACTGA
- a CDS encoding Hint domain-containing protein encodes MSDPSPLRPTQSVQVYSGAMLRVANGANLGDGLSIADELMLDDIYRLSPLASARRLGLIVGAKPPFRVADDSETGTPGGALHLDCCVTFMSGDGETTEAIIVVETDDANDIGGIYLLPLAPMSSNVDYALVGIDTRAALQKFAQIACVSFTRGTLITLASGAQRPVEELKVGDLILTRDDGPQAIRWIGQNTVRAIGAFAPVLIKAGTLNNSRDLVVSPDHRLFIYQRRDRLGAGRAELLVRANHLVNGDSVTRRMGGFVDYFQMLFDHHQIIYAEGIAAESMLVDSRTSAALPDELTDQLDALLPDHRKSEPRDFEVRETLLNRPDAAALLKKSSSG; translated from the coding sequence ATGAGCGATCCCAGTCCCCTCCGCCCGACCCAAAGCGTGCAGGTCTATTCCGGCGCGATGCTGCGGGTTGCGAACGGCGCCAATCTGGGCGACGGGCTGAGCATTGCCGACGAACTCATGCTGGACGACATCTATCGCCTTTCGCCGCTGGCCAGCGCCCGTCGATTGGGGCTGATCGTCGGTGCGAAACCGCCCTTCCGGGTCGCGGACGATTCCGAAACCGGCACGCCGGGCGGCGCGCTGCACCTGGATTGCTGCGTGACCTTCATGTCCGGCGACGGTGAAACGACCGAAGCCATCATCGTCGTCGAAACCGACGACGCGAACGACATCGGTGGAATTTACCTGCTGCCGCTGGCACCGATGTCCAGCAATGTCGATTATGCACTGGTCGGCATCGACACCCGCGCGGCCCTGCAGAAATTCGCGCAGATCGCCTGCGTCTCGTTCACCCGCGGCACGCTGATCACGCTGGCTTCGGGCGCGCAACGTCCCGTCGAGGAACTCAAGGTCGGCGACCTGATCCTGACCCGTGACGATGGCCCGCAGGCGATCCGCTGGATCGGCCAGAACACCGTGCGCGCGATCGGTGCGTTCGCGCCGGTTCTGATCAAGGCCGGAACGCTCAACAACAGCCGCGACCTGGTGGTCAGCCCCGACCACCGGCTGTTCATCTACCAGCGCCGCGACCGGCTGGGCGCCGGCCGGGCCGAGCTTCTGGTGCGGGCGAATCACCTGGTGAACGGCGACAGCGTCACCCGGCGCATGGGTGGCTTCGTCGACTATTTCCAGATGCTGTTCGACCATCACCAGATCATCTATGCCGAGGGGATCGCCGCGGAATCGATGCTGGTCGACAGTCGCACCAGCGCCGCGCTGCCCGATGAACTGACCGACCAGCTTGACGCATTGCTGCCGGATCACCGCAAGTCCGAGCCGCGCGACTTCGAAGTGCGCGAAACCCTGCTGAACCGGCCCGACGCCGCGGCGCTGCTCAAGAAGTCGTCAAGCGGCTGA
- a CDS encoding SDR family oxidoreductase, which yields MDLGIRGKRALVCASSKGLGKGCAQALAEAGCDLVLNARGAEALEQTAQAIRDRYNVTVTTVAADIVSGDGRAAVLKAAGDVDILVTNAGGPPPGLWSDWDRDDFIAAIDANMLTPIALMQALMPGMADKGWGRVVNITSQSVKAPIPQLGLSNTARTGLTGFVAGTARQVAPMGVIVNNLLPGIHATDRGLTLARKDAEEQGISVEQAAAARAQTIPARRYGTIEEFGQMCAFLCSQHAGFIVGQNILLDGGATNATI from the coding sequence ATGGACCTGGGAATTCGGGGCAAAAGGGCGCTGGTTTGCGCATCGTCCAAGGGGCTGGGAAAGGGCTGCGCGCAGGCTCTGGCCGAGGCGGGCTGCGACCTGGTGTTGAACGCCCGCGGCGCCGAGGCCCTGGAGCAGACCGCGCAGGCCATTCGCGATCGTTATAACGTCACGGTCACCACGGTGGCCGCCGATATCGTGTCCGGCGATGGCCGCGCGGCGGTGCTGAAGGCCGCCGGTGACGTCGACATCCTGGTGACCAATGCCGGCGGACCGCCGCCGGGGCTGTGGTCGGACTGGGACCGCGACGATTTCATCGCCGCCATCGACGCCAACATGCTGACACCCATCGCCTTGATGCAGGCCTTGATGCCGGGCATGGCGGACAAGGGTTGGGGGCGGGTCGTCAATATCACATCGCAATCGGTCAAGGCGCCGATCCCGCAACTGGGCCTGTCGAACACCGCGCGCACCGGCTTGACCGGGTTCGTCGCGGGCACCGCGCGGCAGGTGGCGCCCATGGGGGTGATCGTCAACAACCTACTGCCGGGCATCCACGCAACCGACCGTGGTTTGACGCTGGCGCGCAAGGATGCCGAGGAGCAGGGGATCAGCGTCGAGCAAGCGGCGGCGGCCCGTGCCCAGACCATCCCCGCCCGCCGCTACGGCACCATCGAGGAATTCGGCCAGATGTGCGCCTTCCTGTGCTCGCAGCACGCCGGTTTCATCGTCGGGCAGAACATCCTGCTGGACGGCGGCGCCACCAACGCGACGATCTGA